The region CAGGCGCGCGGCGAGGTCCTGGGCGGTCTGCGGGCCGTGGCGCTTGACCAGTTCCAGCAGCCGGGTCTTGGTGCGCTCGGTGCTGGCGGGGGGGGACACGGGCAGGGCCGTCATACGACCGTCAGCTGATCCGGCAGGTCGGCCAGGGCCCGCTGGTCGGCCCGCACGCTGATCTGCCCGGCCAGCACACGCGCCGCCTGGGCCAGGGCCAGGGCGGCCGGGGCCTGCGGGTGGGCCAGCACGGCGGGGGTGCCGGCGTCGGCGTCCTGGCGCACCGCCACTTCCAGGGGAATCTCGCCCAGCAGGGGGTACTCGCCCAGGCGGCGGCTGCCCCCACGCCCGAACAGGTCGTAGGTGATCCCCGTGTCGGGGGCCACGAAATAGCTCATGTTTTCAATGACGCCCAGCACCGGCACGCTGGCCTTGCGGAACATGTCAATGGCGCGCGCCGCGTCAATCAGGGCCACATCCTGCGGGGTGGCCACAATCACCGCGCCCGTCACCTGAATGGTCTGGGTCAGCGAGAGCTGCACGTCGCCGGTGCCGGGCGGCAGGTCCACGATCAGGTAATCCAGTTCGCCCCAGGCGGCGTCCTTGACAAACTGCTGCACCGCCGAGTGCAGCATGGGCCCGCGCCACACC is a window of Deinococcus multiflagellatus DNA encoding:
- a CDS encoding Mrp/NBP35 family ATP-binding protein — translated: MRDAVLSALSTVNDPELHRDLVSLGMIEQVQIEAGAVHVKVNLTTPACPLKGQIESDVRAAVLTVPGVQTVNVTFGATVRAAQPALPGVKHVVLVGSGKGGVGKSSVAVNLAAALARDGARVGLLDADVYGPSVAHMMGQGGAKITANAERKMQPIEAHGLRFISMANLSPAGQALVWRGPMLHSAVQQFVKDAAWGELDYLIVDLPPGTGDVQLSLTQTIQVTGAVIVATPQDVALIDAARAIDMFRKASVPVLGVIENMSYFVAPDTGITYDLFGRGGSRRLGEYPLLGEIPLEVAVRQDADAGTPAVLAHPQAPAALALAQAARVLAGQISVRADQRALADLPDQLTVV